The genomic segment CGTCGCTGGGCGTCCCCGGACTGCCGGCGCTGACGCTCCCCGCGTTGACCGCGATGCTGGGGACGTTCGCCGGCCTGTTCGCCCTGCTCGCCCTCGTGCTGAAGGGCCGCGCGCACGCCGGCCTCCCCCTCCTGAACGGCGGCACCATCGGCGGCTACCTCATCGGCGCGACGCTCTCGGGCGTGCCGGTGCTGACCGCACTCGGACTGTAATCGGCGGCCGCCGGCGAACCGGCGGGGACGGCCCGCGAAAACGAGTTACCGCTCGCCCGCGCCGTTGCGGACGAACACGGCCATCCCCGTCTCGAAGTCCGCCATCGCGTCGGCGGACAGTTCCGCTCGCCCGACGCCGACGACGTCGTCCTCGGGGGTGACGACGGCCACCTCGTCGCCCGGTCGAACCGCGGGGTCGACCGCTCGGACGAACTTCGCGAAGGCGTTCTTGCCGTCGCGGACGAACGGTTCGCTCTCCTCGCCGACGGTGACGCGGTTCGACGGCGCGGAGAGCGACTCGACCAGTCGGACGCCGCCCTCGACGCCGAGCGTGAACCGGCCGTCGGTGCCGTAGGAGACGATGCGCCCCTCGTCGGCCAGCACCTGTCTCGGTCGACCGCTCGTCGACCGCCGGACGGTCAGGTCGTCGTCGGGGAACAGTGCCGCGCCCGCGCCCGCGCCGAACTGGTAGTCGGCGACGGTTCGGAGGTCCGCGAGCGTCGCGTCGCCCCCGCCCGTCGTCTCGTCGGTGTCGTCGCTCATACCCCGTCTACCCCCGGCGACGTGAAGTCAGTCGCGGTCTGGGACGGCCGGCGCGCGACGCCATCCGCTCCGCGCGGACGTTGTGGGCTGTTAGCACGGTCGTCGCACGAAGAAACGCATAAGTGACGGACGCCTCTCCGAGACGAGTATGTCGATCGACGCGCGGCAGACTGCGGTCGGAACCTCCCTCCTCCTCGCCAGCAGCGTGCTGTTTCTCACGACGGGCGTGGACGGCCGCGTCTCCGTCCTCCTCGCCGCCACCGCCGTCGCCGCCGGTGCCCTCGCCCTCGTCCGCCTCCTCGGGTCGGCCGACGGACGGGCGGCCTGACCGAGGCGCGCCGGCGACGGCCGCCGCCTACCGTGTGTTTTTAACAGGCAGTTGGTCCAATCGGGGGACATGTCAGCTCTCCAGTCGCTCCGCACCGCGGTCGGATCGCTCGGCCGGAACCCCGTCCTGTTCCTCGTCGGTCTCGCGTACGGTCTCGTGACGCTCCCGCAGTCGGCGTTGCAGTTGGCCGGCGTTCCGCTCGCCCCCACGGTGTTGCAGGCGGTCACGTTCTTCGTGACGCCCTTTCTCATCGCGGGCATCATCGGGATGGCGTCCGAGTCGCTCGACGGCGAGACGTCGCTCGAGACGCTCACTCGCGTCGGCCGCGACCGGTACGTCCCGCTCCTGGTCGCCAAGTTCGTCGAACTCGCCATCCTCGTCGGCCTCGGCATCGCGGCGGGCATCGTCGGCGTCGTCGGTGGCCTCGTCGCCTTCGTCGCCCTCGGCAGTCCCGTCGTCGCCGCCATCGTCGGCGGAGTGGTGCTCCTCGCCTTCGTCGTCGTCTTCTTCTTCATCCAGTTCTTCCCCGTCGCCGTCTCGCTCGGCGACGCGGACGCCATCGACAGTTTCCGCGTGAGCATCCGCCTCGTGCGTCAGAACCTCCTCAGCACGCTCGGCTACTCGATAATCGGCTTCGTCGTCAGCACGGTGGCGACGCTCCCCGTCTCCGGTCCCATCTACTTCCGCGTGTTCCAGAACCTCGACCAACTCCAAGACCTGCCGGCGCAGGGACAGGGGATGGCCCCCGGCGCGACGCCGCAGGCGTTCCAGTCGTTCCAGTTCTCCACGCAGGAGGTACTGCTCCTCTCGGCCATCTCGCTGGCCGTGACGATGCTCCTGTTCGCGTTCCGACAGACGTACGCGACGGCGTTCTACCGGGACCACGCGCCGTCGCCGGCGGACGCAGACTTCGACGACGACGCGTTCGACGACGAGACGGGCGGCTTCGACGACAGCGCGTCGACCGGTGACGAGACGACGGGCTTCGGCGACGGTCCGACCGACCGGGACGACGGCGCGTCGGGCGACGACCGGTTCTGACCCGGCCCGCAGGGGCGCTCAGAGCAGGAACGTCTCCTGTCGCTCGGACATGTCGAGGAAGTTGTCCGCCGCCGCCACCAGTTCGTCGGCGGTGGACTCCTGGAACGCGATGACCTCGACGCGGACGCCCTCGTGCCGGAGGTGCGAGCAGAGGCGCGAGAAGTCGCCGTCGCCCGTGCAGAGCACGATGGTGTCGACGTGGTTCGCCAGCGTCACCGCGTCGAGACTCATCCCGACGTCCCAGTCGGCCTTCTTCGACCCGTCGCCGAACGTCTTGATGTCCCGTATCTTCGTCTCGAAGCCGATGTCGACGAGGGCGTCGAAGAAGCTCTCTTCGTCGGGCGAGTCCGCGCGGACGACGTACGCGATGGCGCGCGTCAGGTCCCGACCGGAGACGGCCTTCTCCAGCAGCGACGAGTAGTCGATGTTTCGCGAGTACAGGCTCTGAGCCGAGTGGTAGAGGTTCTGTGCGTCGGCCAGAATGGCCACGCGCTGCCCGGGGTGGATATCGGTCATGTTCGAATCCCCGGGAGCATCCCTTATGAATTGACGTGGCTGGCGCGCCGGTCGGTCGCACGGCGGTTCTTGCGACCGACGTAAGGTATTTGAGCGCGTGGCGCAGTCAGACGAGTGTGACGCACACCACGTCGTCCTCGTCCGGTGGCCGCCGGTCGATAGCGACGCGTGGCGCTCTTCTTCCGAAAAAACGCGCGCCGTAACGCTCTGGGCGGGAGTGGCGACCTCGTCCCGGGCGACTCCCGGACTCGGCGCGCAGGCGACTGACCGACCACGCGATACGCAACACAAATGACGAACTTCGACTTGACAGGGGTTTACCCGGCGATGACGACGCCGTTCGCCCCGGACGGAAGCATCGACCACGAAACGCTCGCAGACGACGCCCGACGCCTCGAAGGCGCCGGCGTCGCCGGCCTCGTTCCCGTCGGCTCCACCGGCGAGAGCGCCACCCTCACCCACGACGAACACGTCGCGGTTGTCGAGACGGTGGTGGACGCCGTCGACGACGTGCCCGTCATCGCGGGTTCGGGGTCGAACTCGACCCGCGAGGCCCTCGAACTCTCCAGACGCTCCGCGGCCGTCGGCGCGGACGGACTCCTCCTCATCTCGCCGTACTACAACAAGCCCGAACAGGAGGGAATCGTCGAACACTACCGAACCGTCGCCGACGAGGTGGACGTTCCGCAGATCGTCTACAACGTCCCCTCGCGCACGGGGAGCAACATCGAACCGGCGACGGTCGAGGCGCTCGCCTCCCACGACAACATCGCGGGCTACAAGGCCGCCAGCGGCGACATCGGCCAGATATCCGAAGTCGTCGAGCGCACCCGCGAGGAGGAGTTCTCGGTGCTGTCCGGCGACGACGCCCTCACGCTGCCCGTCATCTCTGTCGGCGGCGACGGGGTCATCTCCGTCACCGGCAACGTCGAACCCGAGCGCATGGTCGCGCTGGCGGACGCCGCCCTCGGCGGCGAGATGGACCGCGCCCGCGACCTGCACCACGAACTCGGCCCGCTCAACCGCCTGCTGTTCGCCGAGACGAACCCCATCCCGGTGAAGGCGGCCATGGAGATTCGCGGTCACTCCTCGGGGGCGCTCCGCCCGCCGCTGACCGACCTGACGGCGGAGAACCGCCAGGCGCTCGAAGCCGCCCTCGACGAACTCGACGCGACGCGCGAGGAGTCGCTGGGACTCGAACCGGCGGAGGGCGCGTAGATGGGTGACCCCGTCCGCGTCGCGGTCACGGGCGCGGCCGGTCGGATGGGCCGCGAACTCCTCGACGTGGCCGCCGGGCGCGACGACGTGTCGGTGGTCCTCGCGGTGAACCGGAGCCCGGTCGAATCGGTGTCGGGGGTCGACGTCCGCGACGCCGCCGACCTGTCCACCCACCTCGCCGAGACGAACCCCGACGTGTTGGTGGACTTCACCGGCCCCGAGTCGAGCACAGACTACGCCGCCGCCTGCGCCGAGGCGGGCGTCGGCGTCGTCGTCGGCACCACCGGCTTCGACGCGGACGGGCGCGCGGCGCTGGACGAGGCGGCAGAGTCCGTCCCGCTCCTGCACGCGACGAACTTCTCGCGGGGCGTCGCGGCGCTTCGTCGCGCCGTCCGAGAGGCCGTCGCCGCCCTCCCCGACTACGACGTTGAGGTCACCGAGACGCACCACAACGGCAAGCGCGACGCGCCGTCGGGGACGGCGACCACCCTGCTCGACGAGGTAGACGACGTCCGCGGCGCGTCCGACCGCGTCTACGGCCGCGAGGGCGACCAGCCCCGAACCGAGGGCGAGATAGGCGTCCACGCCCGCCGCGCGGGCGGCGTGACCGGCGAACACGAGGTGCTGCTCGCCGACGACCACCAACTGCTCTCCCTGACGCACCGTGCGGGGTCCCGCGGCGTCTTCGCCGCCGGCGCCCTCGACGCTGCCGTCTGGCTCGCCGACCGCGACGCCGGGCGGTACGACTTCGACGAGGTACTCGACGCATGAGCATCCAATCCGAGATAGACGACCTGTGGCAGCGCTACGAAGACGACGAGATAGACGCGGAGACGGCCGGCTCGGAGACGCTGGCGACGCTCGACGCCTTCCTCGTCTCCCTCGAACAGGGCGACGTGCGGGCGGCCGAACAGGTCGGCGACTCCGGCCCGGACGGCTGGGTGGTCAACGAGTGGGTCAAGCGAGGCATCCTGCTGAACTTCGGGCTGCGCGAGACCATCGCCCGCGACTACGGC from the Halogeometricum rufum genome contains:
- the dapA gene encoding 4-hydroxy-tetrahydrodipicolinate synthase, with the protein product MTNFDLTGVYPAMTTPFAPDGSIDHETLADDARRLEGAGVAGLVPVGSTGESATLTHDEHVAVVETVVDAVDDVPVIAGSGSNSTREALELSRRSAAVGADGLLLISPYYNKPEQEGIVEHYRTVADEVDVPQIVYNVPSRTGSNIEPATVEALASHDNIAGYKAASGDIGQISEVVERTREEEFSVLSGDDALTLPVISVGGDGVISVTGNVEPERMVALADAALGGEMDRARDLHHELGPLNRLLFAETNPIPVKAAMEIRGHSSGALRPPLTDLTAENRQALEAALDELDATREESLGLEPAEGA
- a CDS encoding LabA-like NYN domain-containing protein produces the protein MTDIHPGQRVAILADAQNLYHSAQSLYSRNIDYSSLLEKAVSGRDLTRAIAYVVRADSPDEESFFDALVDIGFETKIRDIKTFGDGSKKADWDVGMSLDAVTLANHVDTIVLCTGDGDFSRLCSHLRHEGVRVEVIAFQESTADELVAAADNFLDMSERQETFLL
- a CDS encoding DUF7847 domain-containing protein, whose product is MSALQSLRTAVGSLGRNPVLFLVGLAYGLVTLPQSALQLAGVPLAPTVLQAVTFFVTPFLIAGIIGMASESLDGETSLETLTRVGRDRYVPLLVAKFVELAILVGLGIAAGIVGVVGGLVAFVALGSPVVAAIVGGVVLLAFVVVFFFIQFFPVAVSLGDADAIDSFRVSIRLVRQNLLSTLGYSIIGFVVSTVATLPVSGPIYFRVFQNLDQLQDLPAQGQGMAPGATPQAFQSFQFSTQEVLLLSAISLAVTMLLFAFRQTYATAFYRDHAPSPADADFDDDAFDDETGGFDDSASTGDETTGFGDGPTDRDDGASGDDRF
- a CDS encoding PUA domain-containing protein, with product MSDDTDETTGGGDATLADLRTVADYQFGAGAGAALFPDDDLTVRRSTSGRPRQVLADEGRIVSYGTDGRFTLGVEGGVRLVESLSAPSNRVTVGEESEPFVRDGKNAFAKFVRAVDPAVRPGDEVAVVTPEDDVVGVGRAELSADAMADFETGMAVFVRNGAGER
- the dapB gene encoding 4-hydroxy-tetrahydrodipicolinate reductase, whose protein sequence is MGDPVRVAVTGAAGRMGRELLDVAAGRDDVSVVLAVNRSPVESVSGVDVRDAADLSTHLAETNPDVLVDFTGPESSTDYAAACAEAGVGVVVGTTGFDADGRAALDEAAESVPLLHATNFSRGVAALRRAVREAVAALPDYDVEVTETHHNGKRDAPSGTATTLLDEVDDVRGASDRVYGREGDQPRTEGEIGVHARRAGGVTGEHEVLLADDHQLLSLTHRAGSRGVFAAGALDAAVWLADRDAGRYDFDEVLDA